Within Nitrospira sp. MA-1, the genomic segment GGGGGTATCTGGCCACCGTCTCTGAGTTACGGACATCATTAATCCAGACCAAACAGGCTGAACAAGCCAGTCGTCGCAGTGAACAACAGCTCCGGGCGGTCTTGGAAGACCGGGAACGTATGGCCCGGGATCTTCATGACGGAGTTATTCAATCGACATTTGCGCTAAGGCTGAATCTGGAACGGTGTCAACGGCTCATTCCACAGAATCCCAAAGAAGCCCTCACCGGGATCAGTGATGTCTTGATGGAACTCAAGTTCGTGATTCAAGGCCTGCGCCGACATATTAATGGTCTTGAACCGGAATGCCTGAATGGACAGCAATGGGTAGTAGAAATGCGCACGCTTGTGCAGACCGTGGAAAAATCACAGAACCTGCCCTTCCACCTGCAGATCGATCAGGAGGCGGCTGCCTTGCTCACGCCGGAGGAAGCCACTCATCTTCTGTATGTGGTGAAAGAAGCGATCAGCAACAGTGTGCGGCATTCACAGGCCACGTCAGGCACGGTGTCCCTTCACAGGCGGGAGAAGACCGTGTGTCTTGAAGTGACGGACAATGGTCTGGGCTTTGATCTTGGGAATACGTATGAGGGGGTTCACGGATTAAAAAATATGGCCGTACGCGCGAAGCGTCTGGGGGCGCATTTTCAGGTGTGGTCGAGACCTCACCGTGGGACTCGAGTCATATTTGAGATTGCCAAGAAGGGGAGCCATGCCCGGGCGTAACATACCCACCATCCGTCTCTTACTGGTCGATGATCATGAGGTGCTTCGCCTGGGTCTGAAAACGCTCTTTACCGAAACAGAGAACATTCAGGTCGTTGGTGAAGCAGGGACCAGGGCCGCAGCGGTCTCAGAAGCCGACCGACTTCATCCCGATGTGGTGCTCATGGATGTTCGTCTGCCGGACGGGAGCGGGATCGACGCCTGTCGTGAGATTCGGAATGCCTCTCCTGAAACCCGGGTATTGTTTTTAACGTCCTTTGCCGACGACCAAGCGGTGATGGCTACTATCATGGCAGGGGCCAAAGGCTTTCTGTTGAAAGAAATCAGCGGAGAAGAATTAGTCCGAGCGGTACAAACAGTCGCTGAGGGGAAATCCATCCTGGATCCTGCCACCACAGAACGGGTGCTCACCAGGATCCAGCATCTCTCCCTCCCTTCCCCTGACGGTAAAAAAGAGACGTTGGCTCCTCAGGAAATGAAGGTATTAACACTCGTGGCCGAAGGAAAAACCAATAAGGAAATTGCCGTCGCGCTAGACCTGAGCGATAAAACCGTCGGCCATTATCTTGAGAATATTTTCCAGAAATTGCAGGTAACCCGCCGCTCGCAAGCTGCGGCAGAGTTCGTCCGCCGGTTTTCCCCCTAGGGGCTGTTGGATACTTCAAATATTTTGCCTGTTCATCAGGATATGAATGACTGAAATTCACACCGGGAAAATTGAGGGAGTGTTCAAAAATGTTCGTCCAGCAAGGCTGCAGCCGAATGGGCGGGCGGAGCGTACGGAGGAGTACGTGAGCACGGCCAGGCGGCGAAAACGCCGCTGGCGGCATTTTTCAACACTCCCCATTAGGGGCATTTACCCCTATTCGCATACGGGAAGAATAGTCACCCGATTCCTGGTGTTCGCACCTACCGCTTTCATCTCAATTCAGACACAATAGCCTCAGACGATGCAGACTCCCAAACGGAGCCTGTTCTCATCCACTGTTCAATCAAAGGAGGCCGTCATGCCGAATTTCATTCCTAAGTCATTCCTGATGCTCTCGACGTTGGTGTTTACTTGTGTATACGGACTTATTCTGAGCCCCGGTTTGGTTCTGGCAGATAAGACAGCGGGCCAGGACAAAGTGAAGGTGTTGTATCACCTGGATAGTAACGACCCGGCTCTCGCCAAATACACGATGGCCTTGATTAACAAACACATCGAAGCCGAAGGCGGACCGGACAAAATTGATCTGGTGCTGGTTGTGCATGGGCCGGCCCTGAAGTTATTTGAAAGTGACACGGTCGATCAGGAGTTGAAAGATAAATTGAAGACGGTGATTGACAAAGGGATCAAGGCTGAAATGTGCCAGGTCTCAATGAAACTTTATGGGACACCGCTGGAGAAATTAGTCGCGGGGTTCATACCCACCGAACATCCGGTAGCTGTCAAGCGGATTGCCGATCTTCAACGCGCAGGTTATGTGTATATCAAACCGTAAGGAGATGATATGCGGATGAGATTTTGTATCTCGATGAGACAAAAAAATACCGCATCCGGTGGGAGCCTTCCCGGCTCCCGCCGGGGACGGTGGTTCGGGGCAATCAGAGGCGGGGTGGCCGGATTCATGATGGTCACCCTGAGTCTACTCTTCGGAGTCTTGGCAGCTACCGCCGCTCCATCCGTGCCGGCTCCCGAATTTCAGCTCAAGGCATTTAATGGTCACACTTACAGCAAGACTTCCTTAAATGGTCGCCCGACCCTTATTGTTTTTTGGGCGCCATGGTGTCGGTATTGCCAAATGGAATTACCGATACTCGCGAAATTTTATCAAGACAACAAGCCGGATCAGCTTCAGGTCTTGACCATTGCCTTCTCAGACAGTCTGGCCCATGTGGAAGAATATGTCACATCCAACCCTGATACCTTTGTCTATCCCACGGCCTATGATCAGGGTAACCTGGTGGCGCAGGCTTTCGGTGTCAATGCCACTCCAACATTTGTGGTGATGGACGCAGATGGGGAAATGATCCTTGCCCACCGTGGTGCAGGGATCAACCGGAATCCTCAGTACCAGGATTTTCTGGATAGTTTGAAGAAATAAAGAGACACCCCTAAGAGGACGATCAGGTTTTTCCCGGACAAACTGCTCATGATGGAATCCGCCACACACATTTCTCAGATCACCTTGTTGGCAGCATTTGGAGCGGGGCTCTTGTCATTCGTTTCCCCTTGCGTGCTTCCTCTGGTGCCGTCCTACGTCTCATATATCACGGGACTTTCCATTGACCAACTCAGAGCGCCCACGGGTCGGCACCAGGTTCGGAAGACAATCATTGTTCATTCCCTGTTATTCATCGGAGGGTTTTCGGTCGTCTTCATCGCGTTTGGCCTCTCGGCCAGTTTGTTCGGCCAATGGCTGTTCAACTATCAGGACTATCTGCGAAAGATCGGTGGCGGGCTGATTGTCCTGTTTGGTTTGTATGTGTTGGGGCTGTTCAATTTCGGTTTCTTGTCCCAAGAGAGGCGTCTCCATTTCCAGAGCCGCCCGGTAGGCTATCTGGGTTCCTTTCTCATCGGGGTCACCTTTGCCGTAGGCTGGACTCCCTGCGTGGGCCCTATACTCGCGTCTATCTTATTGTATGCCGGCACCACGGATACCGCTGCTGATGGACTGGCCCTCCTCGTGTTCTACTCACTTGGGCTTGGCCTTCCACTGCTTGTCACTGCTGTATGGCTCGATCGGTTCTTAACCCATTTCCGGAAGATCCGAACCTATATTAAGCCGCTCTCCATCATGAGTGGATTGCTGCTGGTGGCAGTTGGCGGGCTCCTCTATACCAATACATTCTTTCTTTTGACGAGCTATTTAGAGCGCTCGGGTGTTGGATGGTATATCGGTCAATAGTTCATTCTCGGCCGTCGTCTCCGGTTATCAATTCCTTTCCAGCCAATTTACGTAAACACGTTGCTCGGCCACAATAATATCGTTTACCCTTGTGACTGATGTACGCGAGGTCCGGCTATGCGGACAATAGCCGTGGTTCGTTTGAAAAACATTCAAGCATCCATTTAAATAAGGAGAATGATCGTATGGCGACAATCGCCCCGTTTCGCGCCCTGAGGCCAAAATCTGAATTAGCCAGTCAAGTGGCGGCTCCTCCCTATGATGTAGTTTCTTTGCAAGAGGCACGCGACTTGGCGAAGGATAATCCCCATTGTTTTCTTCGCATTGGCCGGGCAGAACTTGAGCTTGGGGATGGAGTCGACCCGTATTCCGCCGAGGTCTATCAACGAGGGGCTGACAATCTCCGAAAGCTCATCAACGATGGCGTCTTGGCCCAAGAAACACAGCCACTGCTAGGGATCTACCGACAAAAGTGGGGACAGCATGAGCAAACCGGCATTGTGGCCTTGGCGTCCGTCGACGAATATGACCGGGGTATCATCAAAAAGCACGAATATACGCGGCCGGTCAAGGAAGCCGATCGGGTGCGGATTATCGAAACCCATGAATCCCAATCGGGTCCGGTTCTGCTTTTTTTTCGCCAGACGGCCAAAATTGATCAATGGCTAACAGGGGTAACAAGTACGAAGCCGGATGTGCATTTTGTCGCTGAGGACAAAATTGAGCATACGGTCTGGAGCGTCCGAGATCCATCCGCCATTCAAGAAGTCATCAAGGACTTTCAAGTGCTTCCTGCACTCTATATCGCTGATGGGCATCATCGGTCGGCAGCCGCCAGTCGGGTTCGTGCTTCTCGCGTCCACGACAGCGCACTGCCTGCTGGAAAACACGAAGAAGGTTTTTTGGCAGTCATCTTTCCACATGACCAATTACAAATCCTTCCCTACAATCGAGTGGTTCGGGATTTGAATGGACTCAACCCCAAAGAATTGCTCGAGAAATTAGCTCCGTACTTTGAATTGCAGGTGACCGCCCGACCAGGGGAGCCACCTGCGGCTGGTTTCGATATGTATCTGGAAGGGCAGTGGCATCGGGCTCAACCCAAACAGGATCCTTCGTTATACAGTCAGCAGGACCCGGTTCGTGCGCTAGCCGTTTCAGAATTGACAGAACGGGTGTTGGATCCTCTGTTAGGCATCAAAGATCAACGATCCGATCCACGCATAGATTTTGTTGGCGGCATTCGTGGAACCCAACAACTTGCGGCGTTGGTGGATAGTGGGGACTGGGCTATCGCCTTCTGGTTGTATCCGACTACGGTTGAGGAATTGATGGCGGTGGCAGATGCGGATCGCGTTATGCCCCCCAAAAGCACCTGGTTTGAACCCAAACTTCGCGATGGCCTGTTCATCCACATGTTACGTGATGAATAGTGCACATCCTTCCCATGCAAAAACCATTTCGTCTCAGAGCAAAATGGAGCGGTAAGGCTATAGAAATTTTTACGTGTTGCTCTTCTTAATGCCATGTCCATTAGCAAGTGGGAAGCAACGACGTTTCAGCATTTGACTGTCCAACAGTTGTATGACGTATTGCAGTTGCGGGTGGATGTGTTTGTGGTGGAGCAACAATGTGCGTATCGGGAGTTGGATGAGTATGATCGACATCCGGAGACTAAACATCTTTCTGGCCGCAATAAAAATGGAGAACTGCTTGCCTATGCGCGGATCCTATCCCCCGGTCTGCGTTATCCTGAAGTGAATCTAGGGCGGTTTGTGGTGAAGGCTGATTTCCGCAAGCAGGGGATTGGGCATCAACTGTTACGGACAGCTTTGCGGGAGATATCCACTTATTGGCCTAAGACTCCTATTCGAATTTCTGCACAAGAGTATCTGCAAGCGTTCTATGAACAATATGGGTTTTTTCGGGTATCGGACGTGTATCTTGAAGACGGCATCCCTCATGTTGAAATGGTGAAAGAATCTTGTTGAATATTCTGTCTGTTTGTCATATCTAGGGGAACCTGTATCTTTTTTTATGGTTTATAAGGCATTTCAGTGTGGCACCAGAATTTTCTTGAGCACTTTCCAGGATGTCCATTTCAACTAGACTATTAGCGACGTTGTTCAAGCGATTAGCGATGTCGCCGGGTTTCGCCCCGGCAGCCGAGGCCCTTTTGTTTCGGCAAAAGGACCCAAAACCATTTACGCCACCTTCGGTCTAATTGGATTGGGCGGATGCAGGGAAGAGGGCGGGCCAACTCGCCAGGCTCAGACAAGGCCCGCCAAGAAAAAGAGCATCCCCCCATAGGGCCGAACGGCAGGCGTCGCGGAAACCTGCGGAGTCTACCCTGAGTCATGCCGAAGGGCTCAAGCAATGCGTGCCTTTTCTCCGGTGTCAGCTGTACTGCTCGGCCACACCACCAGGCCCCGGGAGGCTGCTGAAATGCAGAGGGTTTTCTTTGAGTCGTCCAACTTACTTCTTAATGCGATGCACATACAAACGTTAGAAGAGCTTCAAGACCTAGATACCTTTTCCGAGGAAAATTATTGATGATTACCACAGATGAGTTTTGTGGTTGCTGTTTAAATTGATAGCTTGCGCTGGCTAATGAAAATAAATCCCTTAGGCGATCTCTCCCTTGAAACGTTTCTCAAGGATTATTGGCAGAAGAAGCCGTTGTTGGTTCGGCAGGCCTTGCCGGGGATCAAACCGCCGATTGCGGCTGATGAATTGGCTGGTCTCGCTTGCGAGGAGGAGGTCGAATCGAGGCTGATTATTCAAGATCCTATGAGTGACCAATGGGAACTGACTCATGGGCCGTTTACCGATGAGACATTTTCCGCTCTGTCAAACACGCATTGGACCTTGTTGGTCCAGGCTGTGGATCATTGGGTGCCGGCCGCCGCTGACCTTCTTGCGCAATTTTATTTTATTCCCAGTTGGCGGGTTGATGATTTGATGATCAGCTATTCCGGCGACAAGGGTGGTGTCGGTCCGCATTATGATAACTATGATGTGTTTTTAGTGCAGGTCAGTGGTCGTCGGCAATGGGAAGTGGGTGGCATCTATGATGAAACATCTCCTCGTCGTTCGGATGTTCCGGTCAAGATTTTGTCCGAATGGAAACCGGAGCAACGGTGGATATTGGAGCCCGGCGATCTCCTTTATATACCCCCGCGTGTGGGACATAACGGAATTGCCGTGGGTGAGGATTGCATGACCTGTTCTGTGGGATTTCGCGCGCCGTCTCATCGGGATATCCTGCTTGACTATTCCGAGTCGGTGGGAGAAGCGCTGAGCGAAGAGGTTCGCTATGCGGATCCGGATCTGGCTCCTCAAGCCAATCCAGGCCAGATTACTTTCGAGGCGGTTAAGAAAGTCCAGAAAATCTTTACCCAGTATGTCGAGGATGAGGACAAGCTGGCTCAATGGTTTGGTTGTTATATGACCTCTCCGAAATACCAGGATGAAGAGGTGCCGCCGGAGGAACATCGTTTGGAAGATGTTCGTACCCATCTTGCGAAGGGAGGCAAGCTTGTTAAAAATGAAGGCTCACGCTTTGCGTTCCATGAACATGGAAAGAATCTTTGGCTATTTGTTGATGGACGTCAGTATACCTGCAGATCGCTCCTGACCGATCTGGTAAAAACCTTGTGCGCCGAACGCATGATTAGTTCGGATCAATACGTCTCGTCGGAAGGACATGATTCCTTACTCCTCGATTTGCTGAGCCATGGGAGTCTCTATCTTTCTGACTGAAAAATCCTTTCCGGCCCCTCCTTGAAAGAGATCATCCCTGTCAGGGCCAAGATATTGATCGATTCCATGGTTGGTCGCCATATTCCTTGAGAAAACTATAGTTGTGTGGCACCTCCATCCACGGTGAGGTCAATTCCCGTGATATAGGATGAATCATCTGATGCCAGGAACAACGCGGCTTTGGCGACTTCATCTGAGGTACCCATTCGTTTCATGGGGTTTTGATCACCAAAGCTTGCTTTCATGCCTGGAACTTCTTCTGCAGGAACGCCCACTTTCTCAAAAATAGGTGTATCAATTGGTCCGGGGGCAAGAGCGTTGACCCGGATTTTTCTCTCAAGAAATTCAGTCGACAAGGTTCTGGCCAGATTCCGAACGGCCGCTTTGGTTGCGCCATAGACACTGGAATTGGGAAATCCTTTCTGATCCGCGATGGACGAATTGATAATGATCGACGCTCCTTCATTCAGAAGCGGGGAGGCTTTTTGAATATTGAAGAACAGGCCTTTGAAATTGACATTGACCATCCTATCGAATGTGGCTTCGTCTACGGTGTCAAATGGGCCAAAGATCGCAATGCCGGCATTGAGGAAGAGAACATCGATCCTTCCCGCCGTCTTCTGTATCTGTTGATATAAATCCGCGATGTCATTGAGATTCCCGGTATCCGATACGACACCAGTACTTGCTCCTCCAATTTCTTTCACTGCCGCTTCCACGGCCTCTTTCCTTCTTCCCGTAATGATCACCCTTGCTCCTTCGGCCTGAAATAATTTGGCTGTGGCCAAACCAATACCACTGTTTCCACCGGTAACGACGGCCGCTTTGTCTTTAAGTTTTTGAGCCATGGGAATGTTCCTTTCAAGGTGTAGGGAAGATTTCAAGACGGGCTATCTTTGTTGCCTGAAAATGTATAGTGATTCCAATTACTTTCCAAAGACCTCTTTTTATCCGTGTATCTCCCTCGCCGCTGCGGTGACGCCTGCCGGCTGGCCAAAGGGAGGACGCTCTCATGAACCGGCGGACCTTGTTTGAGCCCCGCGAGTTGGTCCGCCCTCCCCAAGTTTGCGTCCGTCCCCTCTTATGAGGCCGGACGGGGTGTCAATGGTTTTGGGTCCTTTTGCCGAAACAAAAGGACCTGGGCTGCCGGGCCGAAACCCGGCAACATTCATGAATTCAAAAAATTCCCGTTGACGAAGTGTGCTTGAGAATATGGTTAATTTCCTTCGGTATCAGTCGGAAAGAAAGGGAAATGCCTATAGATCTGCATTCTCATCTCTCAATCGAAGCCGAATCGATCAAGAAGACCGATGTGAGGGCCGTGATAGAGCCTATCATAGATCGAAGTCATCTTCTTTCCATTGTCTCTTAATGGCTGCGGCCCTTTTCCGCTGTCTGGTAAACGCCCAAAAGGCCAGGAGGGTGATCGCGAGCCAGACCATTCCGGAACTGGTGGCCACCGGGATCCAGCGACTCCAGAGCGTCTGCCGGCTCCAGAACTGTTCTTCTGCTTGTCTGAGTGTCATAAAGGTGGTTTGAGCAAAGGCTTCAGAAAAGGGGATGCCTTGTCGAACTTTTGCCAAAATCCGTTTTGGGGTATCCTGGCCTGTGTGTTCCAGAAGGTCTAAGGTAAAGGCGTAGGCCAGGACATAGGCCCGTCGGACGGAGGCCTCGTCTTTGACGAAGAGGGTGTTGAGATCATTCAGAGAAATTTTCGTGTCTGAAACCATCGCCCAGACTAATCTGGCTCGATCTTCTAAATCCCACCTTCGTGCGGTCATCATCGCTAATCCTTCATCAAACCACCGGGGCAGAGGGTGTTCTCCGGCTGCCCGATGGGCCAGGATATGGCCGATTTCATGCAAGAAGACATCATTGAGTGAATTATTCGGGTAAGTCAAACTCCGGTCGGTGAGGAGCACAATGGTGGAGGCCCCACCCATTGCGTAACCAGACATCCATGCTGGCGCTTCCTGTGCAACGGGCGATCCGTTTGGCGCCAATATGACCCGAATCGGTGGTCCGGGGTGTTGGAGCCCCA encodes:
- a CDS encoding sensor histidine kinase, giving the protein MNPFTLYLMIGGGGMAALVMGIFLPGVWPGLRWSHEPLHSTLETVGGLAAISMGIVLLQRTTEHTNQKFYPIAGGFLGMGILEAFHALSIPGNGFVLLRGSASLLGGVGFGLMWLSAKRKHHTTIKWMPWVMTGGALALGLWTIGFPQYVPVMVREGAFTPAAVAPKSFASMLFFAGSLRFFLDYRNSGRSEDFLFASLALMFGLAELMFTYSVIWGSRWWFWHFLRLMAYFLVLGYVGRGYLATVSELRTSLIQTKQAEQASRRSEQQLRAVLEDRERMARDLHDGVIQSTFALRLNLERCQRLIPQNPKEALTGISDVLMELKFVIQGLRRHINGLEPECLNGQQWVVEMRTLVQTVEKSQNLPFHLQIDQEAAALLTPEEATHLLYVVKEAISNSVRHSQATSGTVSLHRREKTVCLEVTDNGLGFDLGNTYEGVHGLKNMAVRAKRLGAHFQVWSRPHRGTRVIFEIAKKGSHARA
- a CDS encoding response regulator transcription factor is translated as MPGRNIPTIRLLLVDDHEVLRLGLKTLFTETENIQVVGEAGTRAAAVSEADRLHPDVVLMDVRLPDGSGIDACREIRNASPETRVLFLTSFADDQAVMATIMAGAKGFLLKEISGEELVRAVQTVAEGKSILDPATTERVLTRIQHLSLPSPDGKKETLAPQEMKVLTLVAEGKTNKEIAVALDLSDKTVGHYLENIFQKLQVTRRSQAAAEFVRRFSP
- a CDS encoding DsrE family protein is translated as MPNFIPKSFLMLSTLVFTCVYGLILSPGLVLADKTAGQDKVKVLYHLDSNDPALAKYTMALINKHIEAEGGPDKIDLVLVVHGPALKLFESDTVDQELKDKLKTVIDKGIKAEMCQVSMKLYGTPLEKLVAGFIPTEHPVAVKRIADLQRAGYVYIKP
- a CDS encoding TlpA disulfide reductase family protein, which codes for MRQKNTASGGSLPGSRRGRWFGAIRGGVAGFMMVTLSLLFGVLAATAAPSVPAPEFQLKAFNGHTYSKTSLNGRPTLIVFWAPWCRYCQMELPILAKFYQDNKPDQLQVLTIAFSDSLAHVEEYVTSNPDTFVYPTAYDQGNLVAQAFGVNATPTFVVMDADGEMILAHRGAGINRNPQYQDFLDSLKK
- a CDS encoding cytochrome c biogenesis protein CcdA; its protein translation is MMESATHISQITLLAAFGAGLLSFVSPCVLPLVPSYVSYITGLSIDQLRAPTGRHQVRKTIIVHSLLFIGGFSVVFIAFGLSASLFGQWLFNYQDYLRKIGGGLIVLFGLYVLGLFNFGFLSQERRLHFQSRPVGYLGSFLIGVTFAVGWTPCVGPILASILLYAGTTDTAADGLALLVFYSLGLGLPLLVTAVWLDRFLTHFRKIRTYIKPLSIMSGLLLVAVGGLLYTNTFFLLTSYLERSGVGWYIGQ
- a CDS encoding DUF1015 family protein translates to MATIAPFRALRPKSELASQVAAPPYDVVSLQEARDLAKDNPHCFLRIGRAELELGDGVDPYSAEVYQRGADNLRKLINDGVLAQETQPLLGIYRQKWGQHEQTGIVALASVDEYDRGIIKKHEYTRPVKEADRVRIIETHESQSGPVLLFFRQTAKIDQWLTGVTSTKPDVHFVAEDKIEHTVWSVRDPSAIQEVIKDFQVLPALYIADGHHRSAAASRVRASRVHDSALPAGKHEEGFLAVIFPHDQLQILPYNRVVRDLNGLNPKELLEKLAPYFELQVTARPGEPPAAGFDMYLEGQWHRAQPKQDPSLYSQQDPVRALAVSELTERVLDPLLGIKDQRSDPRIDFVGGIRGTQQLAALVDSGDWAIAFWLYPTTVEELMAVADADRVMPPKSTWFEPKLRDGLFIHMLRDE
- a CDS encoding GNAT family N-acetyltransferase, producing the protein MSISKWEATTFQHLTVQQLYDVLQLRVDVFVVEQQCAYRELDEYDRHPETKHLSGRNKNGELLAYARILSPGLRYPEVNLGRFVVKADFRKQGIGHQLLRTALREISTYWPKTPIRISAQEYLQAFYEQYGFFRVSDVYLEDGIPHVEMVKESC
- a CDS encoding cupin domain-containing protein encodes the protein MKINPLGDLSLETFLKDYWQKKPLLVRQALPGIKPPIAADELAGLACEEEVESRLIIQDPMSDQWELTHGPFTDETFSALSNTHWTLLVQAVDHWVPAAADLLAQFYFIPSWRVDDLMISYSGDKGGVGPHYDNYDVFLVQVSGRRQWEVGGIYDETSPRRSDVPVKILSEWKPEQRWILEPGDLLYIPPRVGHNGIAVGEDCMTCSVGFRAPSHRDILLDYSESVGEALSEEVRYADPDLAPQANPGQITFEAVKKVQKIFTQYVEDEDKLAQWFGCYMTSPKYQDEEVPPEEHRLEDVRTHLAKGGKLVKNEGSRFAFHEHGKNLWLFVDGRQYTCRSLLTDLVKTLCAERMISSDQYVSSEGHDSLLLDLLSHGSLYLSD
- a CDS encoding SDR family oxidoreductase, with product MAQKLKDKAAVVTGGNSGIGLATAKLFQAEGARVIITGRRKEAVEAAVKEIGGASTGVVSDTGNLNDIADLYQQIQKTAGRIDVLFLNAGIAIFGPFDTVDEATFDRMVNVNFKGLFFNIQKASPLLNEGASIIINSSIADQKGFPNSSVYGATKAAVRNLARTLSTEFLERKIRVNALAPGPIDTPIFEKVGVPAEEVPGMKASFGDQNPMKRMGTSDEVAKAALFLASDDSSYITGIDLTVDGGATQL